In Cicer arietinum cultivar CDC Frontier isolate Library 1 chromosome 7, Cicar.CDCFrontier_v2.0, whole genome shotgun sequence, the genomic window AAACAAGGTTCTAAATGCTTTTTCTGTTATAGGAAAAGTGGGTGCTCTTCTGGCTTCTATTCCACAGGCCTTGGCTGCATCTGTACTATGTTTCATGTGGGCTCTTATAACAGCATTAGGACTCTCAACATTACAGTATGGTCAATCAGGAAGTTTTAGGAACATAACAATAGTTGGTCTTTCATTGTTCCTTGGTCTATCCATCCCTTCCTATTTTCAACAATACCAGCCTCAATCCACTTTGATATTGCCTTCTTATCTAGTTCCTTATGCAGCTGCTTCTAGTGGACCATTCCATTCAGGCATTAAACAAGTAAGCACTTATCTATGCTTATATCCCTTGGATAGTTGAAtccaatatttattattttattaaaagtataataagGAATAGCTTTGATGGTTTACATATGAATATGTTATTGTCAATCATCTtgttagataaattaatttacaaGCTTATTATATCAATAATGATTTCTCCAAATTAATTCTAATTTCACATATTTACACTTGTTCACGATTTTAGCCCCTCATTCTAAATCCGAAAATACAAtctctcaatttttaaaatttcagatTTTATTTTCGTCACTTAATTTTGGACTTATTTTGTCTTCATCCGAAAATATAATCCACATATGCATTGTCTCATCGCCCATTGACTTTGTTAGGTTATTAGTCAACTTGACATATCCGAAATAACAATCTTCAAATTCACTGTTGAGAAAaagtatgaaattttaaaaattgaaagattATATTTCAGATTTTAAAATCATGAATAAGTGaaaatagagagaccaaaaGTTCATTTAAGCCAAAACAAATCTATGTACAAATGTTTAGCGTCTAATGTTAGTATTTGGATTCCCTATAGTTAGAGAGTTTTTAAAGTCACACAGTTAGCAAGTCTTTAGTCAAAATCATCaaacaatacatatttaaaactcgatatattagatttaaaacgatttaaaaaataaactcaaccTGAGTCGCCAGATACCGAACGGTCCCGACTTGCTGACTCCATAACTGCACAGATTTTCTGACTGCAAGAAATCCGGATCACTAAAACTAGTAGCTGGTTTCTTTTATTGGTGAAGTTAATCTAACTTGTACCTTTTATTGTCTCATTTCTGTTAGCTTGATTTTGCAATCAATGGCCTTATGTCCTTAAACATGGTGGTTACATTGTTGGTGGCATTCATACTGGACAAAACTGTCCCAGGAAGTTCACAAGAAAGAGGGGTGTATTTATGGATGCAACCTCAAGACATTGCAAATGATCCTTCATTGGCATCTCAATATTCTCTGCCAAGGAAAGTTGCTAGATGTTTTTGTTGGGCAAAATGGTTAGGAGTTTGATTACAAAGTTATCTATTGAGTTACTCTATCCAGGCACTAATGGTAACATTCTCTACTGAATTATCTATATAGCATCGGCGCTACAAATTGAAGGTGTGTCTAATGTCTGACATATGGTAGTGTCAGATACTAATACAGCATCGACgcatttgattaaatttttcataaagtATTATCGGTGTGTATTAGTGTCGTGTCCGATGTTTGTGTTAGTGTGCATAGAAGATATAGCAGCTTATGAAGAATATATAAATGGATTGAATTACAGATTACCAAATAGGAAATAGTACAGCACTGATTATGCTTGTGAAATTACAAAATGTTCTCACATATAGGTAAATTTGTGAACTGAAAAGGAAAAAGTGAACAAACTATTGTACTTATACATAATTCTTTTAATCTAATGATAATTCATTTTTGCAGTTTCTTTCTGTTTGATATTTAAAGTTGAAATAAATCAATGACAGTTGATAAATCTTACAACAGATCTTTAGTTGTAGCGCGTTGGCTCAACCTCTCAATTACAATGTTGGAGTTTTTATTTGAgaacataaaagaaaaagttaCTATGTATATAATCCAATTACTCCAccattatatataaaaagtactcccttatatatatacatatacaaacaCACCCATTAATCTACTCTTTTTAATACAacttctaaaattttaattaaataaattttatgttgattaaaaaggaaaaaaaatgctTGTTTATATCCATGCATTTAATGTGCCaaaaaattgtaattgtaattaaatCATGTGAAAGtcattagtattattattaggtAAAAGTTATGTACTAGGTGTCTCTATTTTACAGCCTTATATCTGATCTCTTCCTTTGCCAGTAGTTAATTAGGGAACAGAGGTTATGATTAGGGAAAAGTAATGCGTTCTTCAACTTCAAACTTTTGGGAGATATGCCATTCCCAGATTGCAACCATTCTTCTAGTGCTTCTAGCTCATAAGAAAACCCATCAGATGCTATGTGTGGATTTCTCATTACTTTCTGCATTTCAACATCACAAATGTTGTAACCTTATGTTAAAGGAAaactgaaataatattttataagttatttaattaaattgagatttttattatatgtcttgaaagtgtaaattttttttatacatacatACATTCAATCATATATGATATAGATATTTATGGagatattttatgatttaacataatatttttatacataCATACCTTCAAtcatatatgatataaatatttatggagatattttatgatttaacataataaaatgaCATTTGATTGAAtacatatgtaatttttttaatgattaatgCATAacaattaaatctttaaatttatttgataaaaaatagatcaacaataaataaaaatatgttaatcgaattcattttctttaaatacatttaataacaatttgataaattttaaaataaaatcataaaaatgaaaCATTTCTTATTACAATCATTTTACATTAGTTCAACACTTTTTACACTAatcatatcttttttttttgggggGGTACGATTTTATACTAATCATATCTAACTAGTACTATGTTCTCATGTAAAAATTGCATAACTTTGTTGAATTGCGGATGGTTTTTaggtaaaatttaatatttctttgcTAATGCTTTTCACCACTAATGTTTACTGTTGACAAGACATAACAACTCAtcaaatgttattattttttttgactaaCATTGGATCATTATTTTAACAATAAGTCAATAAATACATAGATAGATAGGTTAGAAGACTAACATGAAGGATTGGGCAAAGGAATATGTTAGGCACTTTACTAGATTCACCAcccctttttttttatctcattgaGTTCCTCCATCACTCTTGTTATGCTCATTTCTAGATTAGACTCACAATTCATGGTCATGCACCTCATTGCCAAGCCCAAAACTTCTCTTGCTACATCCAATGGCCATTCTTCACCAATCTCATCAAAAATTGCTTCCTTATCCACTTTCACCAAATTTCCTCTTCCAGTCAAAAGATGAAGCAACAAAACCCCTATTGCCTTCATATCTAACCCAACATCACATTCTTTATTGCACCCATGAAGCCCAAACCCTTTGATCTTTGCAACAAAATTGTAGTCTAGGAGGATGTTGGATGGAGAAGGATGACAATGAATAATGGGCCTGGGCTTAAATGCATTGAGAAAGCCCATCCCAGAACAAACTTCTATGGCTATCCTTATGCGATCTTGCCAGCTAATGGGCCTGATTCTTGTCTTGCAAAGTAGTATGTCTTCCAAGCTGCCATTGTGCATGTATTCCAAAACTAAGCATTTGGGCTCAGAACAGAAGCCCAATACAGCAACAAGATGAGGATGCCAAATACTACCAAGAGACCTCAACTATAAACATTCTAACTTCAGAAAAGTTTACTAAAATTTATgaacattttaattattcattttacgaTAGAATATTCtgttcaaataaattaaataatcaacaatagaatattttatagaataaatatttttcatttgtcTTTCTTAAATAGATTGTTAATAATGTGAACTAATAAATTCTTAAATAGATTGTTAATAATGTAACAAGATGATTGCAAcgatcaaatcaaataaattcttgaattttatttatatcataatTGATTATGATGTATTGATAAGTGTAATTGTTTTTACATTGACGGTATTATTcgcttttaattattattttaatattgtttaaacaCACAAAAATCTTACTTATGTAATTTGTCTCTTTTTTATAATgtctttaactatttattattttatttcacctATTTATCTCTATAGTTGAGGGTAATTTTCACAAAACATTAGTTAATACtactttaaattttgaaatcgacaaaaaaaaaagttatataaaaatgacatttaaaaacaacaaataaaaaaaaatgacatttaaaaaagaaCGAACGAAGTACAACAGAAAATTTctctaaaatattgattttataataaaataaaattttcatgtATTAACAAAACTTCcatgttaatttaaataatggatttttttatataattattcacaATTTTATACCCTGTTCACAAATTTTAACTCTACTAAAATATgagttaatatttatttatactacTAGTATTGTCCAACCATGTGAAGGAAACTCTTCTAATAATGTAGGACAAAAATTAAGATATGTTTTACAACTTATAAACAACAGAggttaaatatttattgttagcTTGTTTACCTTAGCTTGGAAATCTTGTTGGGACAAGCCAAGAGTAGAATCAAGCATCTTGATTGCAGCATTGGAATGGTCAATATACCCTCTAAAGACATTACTCCAATTCTCACAAGATTTCAACCTCAAGTGTTCTGAAAAATTGTGAGTGGCCAAAATAATATCCTCCTTTGTGTACTCTCTTAAACCACATTCATTCTCTATTACCTTAGTACTAATTTTtgtgacatttttttctttgataaacATAATCCATTTGTTCATAATATCCCTTTGTCTACTTAGCTCTTCAATTTTCATTAGCATCTCATTCCTTGCAGCATTTACTTTCTCTAGTTTGGTTTCAAATTCTGAAAATTTCAATTTGGAAACATGAAGCTTATTTTGAAGCTCTAGTTGTAGCTCTTTTAGTGAATGAAGCCTTTGCTTGCTCTCTTCAACACTCATcctaattttgttaattttttcattttctgcATTCACTTCCTTCTTTAGCTCGTCCTTTCTTGTCAATTCTtcactttttaaatattcaacTTCTTCTTCCTGAAAATATGATATCATTTgtggtaaaaaaaatgatttaaatatagATTTGGTCCTATAAAATTACAATCTTTTGATTTAGTCCATGTAAATTTACATCTTTgtaaatatacatattttttgtttttgttattttgtttatgtcttcaaaatttatttatattaaaattagtttttgttatatgttttaaatatttattttagtccttTTTATCACTCATATTAGaggtattaaaattaaatattttaccaaTATAAGATTAATtctaatataaacaaattttgttAGGACTAAAgcaaagactaaaattaaaataaagtatatttgtaagtacaatttttgtttccattcactatatatttacaagaaaaaatatattgaaaccCAAAAGTATTATAGGTGGAAACTACATTGTTGGAACACATAGATTAATTGCTTAATGAATATTATTACCCGACGATTGCATATATAAATAGCCCATTCAGCTTTTGCATGCTTCTCCAAATTGtccttttcttcttttcttttcactTGGATGGTATTGTAAGCTTCATTCAGTTTATCTGTGAGGATCTCAAATTTTTCTGCAGCACTCTGAGTAGGTATCAAATTTGTGCATTAAGTTTTTTATGTAAATATGTGACATAATGTATCGGGGTTGCTTTTCCCATCCCTAATATAAGTTCAAATGTATGCATCCAAACAATAATTAAACGTGTGCAGTTTTGAATGTGTACTTTTGAATAATTTGTGCCGAGAGAAAGTAACATCCCAATATAAAAGTGCATATATATAATGAACATAGAGGGTTAGTCTCTTTTGTATTGAcatcaataataatttgaaattttaaatattagaaaTAATTGAATGGAAACTAAATATATTGATGTCAGACATTAACATATATCATATATCCACATCTTTAATATGAAGCATCAATGCTAAATCTATGCACACTCCTTACTAATGGGCCTATGAAATctaataaaaactcaaaatattgaaaaatgttaTCTACTCTATTTATTTCAAGAGAGTCATTTAAAGTTTGTTCACACGTATTAagaaatgtaataattaaaataaagagagaatttattttatcaaactactCATTTTAATTATTGGTGAGATTTTTACTATTATCGATGTTTTGTAAGTTGTGCTCATAGTAATTATTGAAATGTAGTATAAGAAAAAAGAATCATTAAAGtgcattgaaaattgaaaataacacTGATTTTGAGATAGCTTATATTTACTAAAATGATACTCAATATGAAACTCGAGAATATGATAGTTTTAGTTATGTACCTTATTATCAGAAATTTGAAGTTTTTGGAAATAAGGCTCAATTGGAGTAACGAAGGAATCATGATTGTCTTGTCCAAAACTTCCTTCCTCGAAATTTAAGGACACTAACtcatgtaaataattttcaatttcttggATATAATTTTGTTCTAGATGAGCCTCCAAATATGTTGAGGAAATTGGTGACCTACTAGAATTCTTGTGGTTGGAATCAATGGTTTTATCGCTTATCATTCTCTCTAGCCAATCTTTGAAACTCATCTTATCTCTCATTTTGGCAACCTTGACACCATTATCATCCTCCATGGTTATTTCACCATTCTTCACTCTTGGTGAAACTTGTTTCCCTCCACATATTATGAATAATTCACAGAAGTCAGGCTTGTGCTGATGAACATAGAACAATCCGTTCATGGCATCTTTTGATTTTCTATaccatatgaaaattaaaatgtaattagCAAAGCCATCGAAgagtttttttatatagaagaaaagagtaataattattttttgaattacacgattaaatatcttttttatatcCAGAAAATTGGTAAATTGAGTTTGAACCCTTAGTACGTTTTTGATCTCCTGTGACATCACAGTTGTAGTTGCAACTATATCGACTCATTTATCAGCATTTTGATGCAATATCAAGGTTTGAAATGTAAACTACAATTCAAATTTAGAACCATAGTTTTAGTCTCTTATTAAGTCTCTACCACATACTAAAATCATTAGACATGGCAATGGAGTGGAGCGGATGCGGATTTTGCCTCCTTCACTCCGCACCCCATTAATTGGGAAAAACTCGTACTCATTTTATAGCGGGTGTGAAATTTAGGTTTCATCCTCATCCGCAATGGAGCTCGGGTTTCTCCGCCCACACTCacattattcatatatataaaattataaatttaaaaatcatatttattataattaatataataaaaaaattattaatagacaataataaaattaaaaaatattttctataaagataagattataatttttaata contains:
- the LOC101501543 gene encoding putative U-box domain-containing protein 50, which produces MNGLFYVHQHKPDFCELFIICGGKQVSPRVKNGEITMEDDNGVKVAKMRDKMSFKDWLERMISDKTIDSNHKNSSRSPISSTYLEAHLEQNYIQEIENYLHELVSLNFEEGSFGQDNHDSFVTPIEPYFQKLQISDNKSAAEKFEILTDKLNEAYNTIQVKRKEEKDNLEKHAKAEWAIYICNRREEEVEYLKSEELTRKDELKKEVNAENEKINKIRMSVEESKQRLHSLKELQLELQNKLHVSKLKFSEFETKLEKVNAARNEMLMKIEELSRQRDIMNKWIMFIKEKNVTKISTKVIENECGLREYTKEDIILATHNFSEHLRLKSCENWSNVFRGYIDHSNAAIKMLDSTLGLSQQDFQAKVNKLTINI